One segment of Ascaphus truei isolate aAscTru1 chromosome 12 unlocalized genomic scaffold, aAscTru1.hap1 SUPER_12_unloc_2, whole genome shotgun sequence DNA contains the following:
- the LOC142473550 gene encoding histone H3, giving the protein MARTKQTARKSTGGKAPRKQLATKAARKSAPATGGVKKPHRYRPGTVALREIRRYQKSTELLIRKLPFQRLVREIAQDFKTDLRFQSSAVMALQEASEAYLVGLFEDTNLCAIHAKRVTIMPKDIQLARRIRGERA; this is encoded by the coding sequence atggcccggaccaagcagaccgcccggaaatccaccggAGGGAAGGCTCCCCGTAAGCAGCTAGCGACCAAGGCTGCCAGAAAGAGCGCTCCGGCCACCGGCGGAGTGAAGAAGCCTCACCGCTACCGGCCCGGTACTGTGGCTCTCAGGGAGATCCGCCGCTACCAGAAGTCCACCGAGCTGCTCATCCGCAAGCTGCCCTTCCAGCGCCTGGTCCGGGAGATCGCCCAGGACTTCAAGACTGACCTGCGCTTCCAGAGCTCGGCTGTCATGGCTCTGCAGGAGGCCAGCGAGGCTTATCTGGTGGGGCTCTTCGAGGACACCAACCTGTGCGCTATCCACGCCAAGAGGGTCACCATCATGCCCAAGGACATCCAGCTGGCCCGCAggatcagaggggagagagcttaG